A part of Oncorhynchus masou masou isolate Uvic2021 chromosome 21, UVic_Omas_1.1, whole genome shotgun sequence genomic DNA contains:
- the LOC135508172 gene encoding ataxin-3-like isoform X2, which produces MESIFHEKQEGSLCAQHCLNNLLQGEYFTPVDLSSIAHQLDEEERMRMAEGGMGSEEYRTFLQQPSGNMDDSGFFSIQVISNALSVWGLELILFNSREYQSLMINPINEKAFICNYKEHWFTIRKLGQQWFNLNSLLTGPELISDTYLALFLAQLQQEGYSIFVIRGNLPECDAEQILGIMKVQQQQRPKLIGEDEAQSSSGMGRSSGQGSVLEAGPGVVEGVVDEDEEELRKALALSRQGMEVEDEEADLRRAIQLSMQGAVVSNTSMPKGGLVAKTTSSGQAPGSTTGGAPLSEKLSAEELRRRRQAYFDRSTVYHTDSPNSWLSPLHLNNQQKAQGPGRVAQRKMHKPIAASEVEGAPAKAYVDYYLPRLVPSSWGSLTPSSNPSHKRTYSRPEGWHTSLG; this is translated from the exons ATGGAGTCCATCTTTCATGAGAAA caagaGGGCTCCCTGTGTGCTCAGCATTGCCTTAACAACCTTCTGCAAGGCGAGTATTTCACCCCCGTGGACCTGTCGTCCATCGCCCATCAactggatgaagaggaaaggaTGAGGATGGCGGAGGGTGGTATGGGTAGTGAGGAGTACAGAACCTTTTTACAG CAGCCATCTGGTAACATGGATGACAGTGGTTTCTTTTCTATACAA GTTATCAGCAATGCATTATCAGTGTGGGGTTTGGAGCTGATCCTCTTCAACAGCCGAGAATACCAGAGCCTTATGATAAACCCAAT AAATGAAAAGGCATTCATATGCAACTACAAGGAGCACTGGTTTACAATACGAAAACTTGGGCAACAG TGGTTTAATTTGAATTCATTGTTGACTGGACCAGAGCTGATATCAGACACATACCTAGCCCTCTTCCTTGCACAGTTACAACAAGAAG GGTATTCCATATTTGTGATCCGAGGAAATCTCCCGGAATGTGATGCAGAGCAGATTCTGGGGATCATGAAGGTGCAGCAGCAACAGAGACCCAAGCTAATTGGAGAGGACGAGGCTCAGTCGAGTAGTGGCATGGG CAGATCATCAGGGCAGGGTAGTGTGCTGGAGGCAGGCCCTGGTGTGGTAGAGGGGGTggtggatgaggatgaggaggagctGAGGAAGGCCCTGGCTCTGAGTAGACAGGGAATGGAGGTGGAGGATGAAGAGGCTGATCTTCGCAGGGCCATACAGCTCAGCATGCAGG GGGCAGTAGTGAGCAATACGTCAATGCCAAAAGGGGGACTTGTTGCTAAAACGACATCGTCCGGCCAGGCACCAGGGAGTACTACAGGAGGAGCACCTCTGAGTGAGAAACTCTCAGCTGAGGAACTGCGACGGAGGAGACAAGCCTACTTTGACAG ATCCACTGTTTACCATACAGACAGTCCCAACAGCTGGCTCAGCCCACTTCACCTCAACAACCAACAGAAAGCACAG GGCCCGGGAAGAGTGGCACAGAGGAAGATGCACAAGCCAATCGCAGCCAGTGAGGTGGAGGGTGCTCCAGCAAAAGCCTACGTTGACTACTACCTGCCTCGACTGGTACCTTCTTCATGGGGCAGCCTCaccccctcctctaacccttccCATAAGCGAACGTATAGCCGGCCAGAAGGCTGGCACACCTCCCTTGGCTAG
- the LOC135508172 gene encoding ataxin-3-like isoform X5, giving the protein MESIFHEKQEGSLCAQHCLNNLLQGEYFTPVDLSSIAHQLDEEERMRMAEGGMGSEEYRTFLQQPSGNMDDSGFFSIQVISNALSVWGLELILFNSREYQSLMINPINEKAFICNYKEHWFTIRKLGQQWFNLNSLLTGPELISDTYLALFLAQLQQEGYSIFVIRGNLPECDAEQILGIMKVQQQQRPKLIGEDEAQSSSGMGRSSGQGSVLEAGPGVVEGVVDEDEEELRKALALSRQGMEVEDEEADLRRAIQLSMQGAVVSNTSMPKGGLVAKTTSSGQAPGSTTGGAPLSEKLSAEELRRRRQAYFDRQSQQLAQPTSPQQPTESTGPGKSGTEEDAQANRSQ; this is encoded by the exons ATGGAGTCCATCTTTCATGAGAAA caagaGGGCTCCCTGTGTGCTCAGCATTGCCTTAACAACCTTCTGCAAGGCGAGTATTTCACCCCCGTGGACCTGTCGTCCATCGCCCATCAactggatgaagaggaaaggaTGAGGATGGCGGAGGGTGGTATGGGTAGTGAGGAGTACAGAACCTTTTTACAG CAGCCATCTGGTAACATGGATGACAGTGGTTTCTTTTCTATACAA GTTATCAGCAATGCATTATCAGTGTGGGGTTTGGAGCTGATCCTCTTCAACAGCCGAGAATACCAGAGCCTTATGATAAACCCAAT AAATGAAAAGGCATTCATATGCAACTACAAGGAGCACTGGTTTACAATACGAAAACTTGGGCAACAG TGGTTTAATTTGAATTCATTGTTGACTGGACCAGAGCTGATATCAGACACATACCTAGCCCTCTTCCTTGCACAGTTACAACAAGAAG GGTATTCCATATTTGTGATCCGAGGAAATCTCCCGGAATGTGATGCAGAGCAGATTCTGGGGATCATGAAGGTGCAGCAGCAACAGAGACCCAAGCTAATTGGAGAGGACGAGGCTCAGTCGAGTAGTGGCATGGG CAGATCATCAGGGCAGGGTAGTGTGCTGGAGGCAGGCCCTGGTGTGGTAGAGGGGGTggtggatgaggatgaggaggagctGAGGAAGGCCCTGGCTCTGAGTAGACAGGGAATGGAGGTGGAGGATGAAGAGGCTGATCTTCGCAGGGCCATACAGCTCAGCATGCAGG GGGCAGTAGTGAGCAATACGTCAATGCCAAAAGGGGGACTTGTTGCTAAAACGACATCGTCCGGCCAGGCACCAGGGAGTACTACAGGAGGAGCACCTCTGAGTGAGAAACTCTCAGCTGAGGAACTGCGACGGAGGAGACAAGCCTACTTTGACAG ACAGTCCCAACAGCTGGCTCAGCCCACTTCACCTCAACAACCAACAGAAAGCACAG GGCCCGGGAAGAGTGGCACAGAGGAAGATGCACAAGCCAATCGCAGCCAGTGA
- the LOC135508172 gene encoding ataxin-3-like isoform X4, with translation MESIFHEKQEGSLCAQHCLNNLLQGEYFTPVDLSSIAHQLDEEERMRMAEGGMGSEEYRTFLQQPSGNMDDSGFFSIQVISNALSVWGLELILFNSREYQSLMINPINEKAFICNYKEHWFTIRKLGQQWFNLNSLLTGPELISDTYLALFLAQLQQEGYSIFVIRGNLPECDAEQILGIMKVQQQQRPKLIGEDEAQSSSGMGRSSGQGSVLEAGPGVVEGVVDEDEEELRKALALSRQGMEVEDEEADLRRAIQLSMQGKALLGAVVSNTSMPKGGLVAKTTSSGQAPGSTTGGAPLSEKLSAEELRRRRQAYFDRQSQQLAQPTSPQQPTESTGPGKSGTEEDAQANRSQ, from the exons ATGGAGTCCATCTTTCATGAGAAA caagaGGGCTCCCTGTGTGCTCAGCATTGCCTTAACAACCTTCTGCAAGGCGAGTATTTCACCCCCGTGGACCTGTCGTCCATCGCCCATCAactggatgaagaggaaaggaTGAGGATGGCGGAGGGTGGTATGGGTAGTGAGGAGTACAGAACCTTTTTACAG CAGCCATCTGGTAACATGGATGACAGTGGTTTCTTTTCTATACAA GTTATCAGCAATGCATTATCAGTGTGGGGTTTGGAGCTGATCCTCTTCAACAGCCGAGAATACCAGAGCCTTATGATAAACCCAAT AAATGAAAAGGCATTCATATGCAACTACAAGGAGCACTGGTTTACAATACGAAAACTTGGGCAACAG TGGTTTAATTTGAATTCATTGTTGACTGGACCAGAGCTGATATCAGACACATACCTAGCCCTCTTCCTTGCACAGTTACAACAAGAAG GGTATTCCATATTTGTGATCCGAGGAAATCTCCCGGAATGTGATGCAGAGCAGATTCTGGGGATCATGAAGGTGCAGCAGCAACAGAGACCCAAGCTAATTGGAGAGGACGAGGCTCAGTCGAGTAGTGGCATGGG CAGATCATCAGGGCAGGGTAGTGTGCTGGAGGCAGGCCCTGGTGTGGTAGAGGGGGTggtggatgaggatgaggaggagctGAGGAAGGCCCTGGCTCTGAGTAGACAGGGAATGGAGGTGGAGGATGAAGAGGCTGATCTTCGCAGGGCCATACAGCTCAGCATGCAGGGTAAGGCTTTATTGG GGGCAGTAGTGAGCAATACGTCAATGCCAAAAGGGGGACTTGTTGCTAAAACGACATCGTCCGGCCAGGCACCAGGGAGTACTACAGGAGGAGCACCTCTGAGTGAGAAACTCTCAGCTGAGGAACTGCGACGGAGGAGACAAGCCTACTTTGACAG ACAGTCCCAACAGCTGGCTCAGCCCACTTCACCTCAACAACCAACAGAAAGCACAG GGCCCGGGAAGAGTGGCACAGAGGAAGATGCACAAGCCAATCGCAGCCAGTGA
- the LOC135508172 gene encoding ataxin-3-like isoform X1: MESIFHEKQEGSLCAQHCLNNLLQGEYFTPVDLSSIAHQLDEEERMRMAEGGMGSEEYRTFLQQPSGNMDDSGFFSIQVISNALSVWGLELILFNSREYQSLMINPINEKAFICNYKEHWFTIRKLGQQWFNLNSLLTGPELISDTYLALFLAQLQQEGYSIFVIRGNLPECDAEQILGIMKVQQQQRPKLIGEDEAQSSSGMGRSSGQGSVLEAGPGVVEGVVDEDEEELRKALALSRQGMEVEDEEADLRRAIQLSMQGKALLGAVVSNTSMPKGGLVAKTTSSGQAPGSTTGGAPLSEKLSAEELRRRRQAYFDRSTVYHTDSPNSWLSPLHLNNQQKAQGPGRVAQRKMHKPIAASEVEGAPAKAYVDYYLPRLVPSSWGSLTPSSNPSHKRTYSRPEGWHTSLG; encoded by the exons ATGGAGTCCATCTTTCATGAGAAA caagaGGGCTCCCTGTGTGCTCAGCATTGCCTTAACAACCTTCTGCAAGGCGAGTATTTCACCCCCGTGGACCTGTCGTCCATCGCCCATCAactggatgaagaggaaaggaTGAGGATGGCGGAGGGTGGTATGGGTAGTGAGGAGTACAGAACCTTTTTACAG CAGCCATCTGGTAACATGGATGACAGTGGTTTCTTTTCTATACAA GTTATCAGCAATGCATTATCAGTGTGGGGTTTGGAGCTGATCCTCTTCAACAGCCGAGAATACCAGAGCCTTATGATAAACCCAAT AAATGAAAAGGCATTCATATGCAACTACAAGGAGCACTGGTTTACAATACGAAAACTTGGGCAACAG TGGTTTAATTTGAATTCATTGTTGACTGGACCAGAGCTGATATCAGACACATACCTAGCCCTCTTCCTTGCACAGTTACAACAAGAAG GGTATTCCATATTTGTGATCCGAGGAAATCTCCCGGAATGTGATGCAGAGCAGATTCTGGGGATCATGAAGGTGCAGCAGCAACAGAGACCCAAGCTAATTGGAGAGGACGAGGCTCAGTCGAGTAGTGGCATGGG CAGATCATCAGGGCAGGGTAGTGTGCTGGAGGCAGGCCCTGGTGTGGTAGAGGGGGTggtggatgaggatgaggaggagctGAGGAAGGCCCTGGCTCTGAGTAGACAGGGAATGGAGGTGGAGGATGAAGAGGCTGATCTTCGCAGGGCCATACAGCTCAGCATGCAGGGTAAGGCTTTATTGG GGGCAGTAGTGAGCAATACGTCAATGCCAAAAGGGGGACTTGTTGCTAAAACGACATCGTCCGGCCAGGCACCAGGGAGTACTACAGGAGGAGCACCTCTGAGTGAGAAACTCTCAGCTGAGGAACTGCGACGGAGGAGACAAGCCTACTTTGACAG ATCCACTGTTTACCATACAGACAGTCCCAACAGCTGGCTCAGCCCACTTCACCTCAACAACCAACAGAAAGCACAG GGCCCGGGAAGAGTGGCACAGAGGAAGATGCACAAGCCAATCGCAGCCAGTGAGGTGGAGGGTGCTCCAGCAAAAGCCTACGTTGACTACTACCTGCCTCGACTGGTACCTTCTTCATGGGGCAGCCTCaccccctcctctaacccttccCATAAGCGAACGTATAGCCGGCCAGAAGGCTGGCACACCTCCCTTGGCTAG
- the LOC135508173 gene encoding protein Z-dependent protease inhibitor-like produces the protein MMMKVGLLFLLTHVWSLIPVYQTQEQSPNITDLTFKNMDFAMTLYRKMAGYHDNNIFFSPLSISTAFATLSMAAQGPTRDQILKGLNLAHLDRDKQPDIIPELFQQLQGNITKDESLKLDQSTTLFVCPKFEVVSDYSDQIKKFFNADINSVDFANTKASVAMINDYIMRKTDNRVKEMVSDLDPLTQLMLINTIFFRGEWQMPFNPNHTEIQRFYIDNYNIVQVPMMLRMEDKFYTMDALPLNAKVLKLPYRDGVSMLILLPNKGLDYTTIDGEITAERFLNWIKNLKERKLEVQLPKFKMEQSYAMHNILPDLGISSIFHDTANLTKLSKDPGLKVSEVLHKAVIEVDERGTTAAAATESGIIGYALPSSFIVNRPFFFFIYHEATNSLLFMGRVTDPTKNGV, from the exons ATGATGATGAAGGTGGGACTCCTTTTCCTCCTGACCCATGTCTGGTCCCTCATCCCCGTCTACCAAACTCAAGAGCAGAGCCCCAACATCACAGACCTGACCTTCAAGAACATGGACTTTGCCATGACTCTCTACAGGAAGATGGCTGGTTACCATGATAATAACATATTTTTCTCACCCCTGAGCATATCCACAGCTTTTGCCACCCTCTCCATGGCAGCACAGGGTCCCACACGAGACCAGATACTGAAGGGGCTCAACCTAGCCCACCTAGATCGGGACAAGCAACCAGACATCATTCCAGAACTCTTCCAACAACTCCAAGGGAACATCACAAAAGATGAATCATTGAAACTGGACCAGAGCACCACCTTATTTGTTTGCCCAAAGTTTGAGGTAGTAAGTGACTACAGTGACCAGATCAAGAAATTCTTCAACGCTGATATCAACAGTGTGGACTTTGCAAATACAAAAGCTAGCGTTGCCATGATCAATGACTACATAATGAGAAAGACTGATAACAGAGTCAAGGAGATGGTGTCTGACTTGGATCCACTTACCCAACTTATGCTCATCAACACCATTTTCTTTCGGG GTGAATGGCAGATGCCCTTCAATCCCAATCACACAGAAATTCAACGCTTCTATATTGACAACTACAATATTGTCCAGGTGCCTATGATGTTAAGAATGGAGGATAAGTTCTACACAATGGACGCCCTTCCCCTGAATGCCAAGGTGCTGAAGCTGCCGTACCGAGATGGTGTTTCAATGCTTATCCTGCTACCCAACAAAGGCCTGGATTATACCACAATAGATGGTGAGATCACAGCTGAGAGATTCCTCAACTGGATTAAAAATCTGAAAGAAAG gaaACTAGAAGTTCAACTGCCCAAGTTCAAGATGGAGCAATCATACGCCATGCACAACATCCTACCAGATTTGGGTATATCCAGTATCTTCCATGACACTGCTAACCTCACGAAATTGAGCAAAGACCCAGGCCTGAAGGTGTCAGAG GTGTTGCACAAGGCAGTGATCGAGGTGGATGAGAGAGGCACCACTGCAGCCGCTGCCACAGAAAGCGGCATAATTGGATACGCCTTACCCTCTTCCTTCATCGTCAACCGACCCTTCTTCTTTTTTATCTACCATGAGGCC
- the LOC135508172 gene encoding ataxin-3-like isoform X3: protein MRMAEGGMGSEEYRTFLQQPSGNMDDSGFFSIQVISNALSVWGLELILFNSREYQSLMINPINEKAFICNYKEHWFTIRKLGQQWFNLNSLLTGPELISDTYLALFLAQLQQEGYSIFVIRGNLPECDAEQILGIMKVQQQQRPKLIGEDEAQSSSGMGRSSGQGSVLEAGPGVVEGVVDEDEEELRKALALSRQGMEVEDEEADLRRAIQLSMQGKALLGAVVSNTSMPKGGLVAKTTSSGQAPGSTTGGAPLSEKLSAEELRRRRQAYFDRSTVYHTDSPNSWLSPLHLNNQQKAQGPGRVAQRKMHKPIAASEVEGAPAKAYVDYYLPRLVPSSWGSLTPSSNPSHKRTYSRPEGWHTSLG from the exons aTGAGGATGGCGGAGGGTGGTATGGGTAGTGAGGAGTACAGAACCTTTTTACAG CAGCCATCTGGTAACATGGATGACAGTGGTTTCTTTTCTATACAA GTTATCAGCAATGCATTATCAGTGTGGGGTTTGGAGCTGATCCTCTTCAACAGCCGAGAATACCAGAGCCTTATGATAAACCCAAT AAATGAAAAGGCATTCATATGCAACTACAAGGAGCACTGGTTTACAATACGAAAACTTGGGCAACAG TGGTTTAATTTGAATTCATTGTTGACTGGACCAGAGCTGATATCAGACACATACCTAGCCCTCTTCCTTGCACAGTTACAACAAGAAG GGTATTCCATATTTGTGATCCGAGGAAATCTCCCGGAATGTGATGCAGAGCAGATTCTGGGGATCATGAAGGTGCAGCAGCAACAGAGACCCAAGCTAATTGGAGAGGACGAGGCTCAGTCGAGTAGTGGCATGGG CAGATCATCAGGGCAGGGTAGTGTGCTGGAGGCAGGCCCTGGTGTGGTAGAGGGGGTggtggatgaggatgaggaggagctGAGGAAGGCCCTGGCTCTGAGTAGACAGGGAATGGAGGTGGAGGATGAAGAGGCTGATCTTCGCAGGGCCATACAGCTCAGCATGCAGGGTAAGGCTTTATTGG GGGCAGTAGTGAGCAATACGTCAATGCCAAAAGGGGGACTTGTTGCTAAAACGACATCGTCCGGCCAGGCACCAGGGAGTACTACAGGAGGAGCACCTCTGAGTGAGAAACTCTCAGCTGAGGAACTGCGACGGAGGAGACAAGCCTACTTTGACAG ATCCACTGTTTACCATACAGACAGTCCCAACAGCTGGCTCAGCCCACTTCACCTCAACAACCAACAGAAAGCACAG GGCCCGGGAAGAGTGGCACAGAGGAAGATGCACAAGCCAATCGCAGCCAGTGAGGTGGAGGGTGCTCCAGCAAAAGCCTACGTTGACTACTACCTGCCTCGACTGGTACCTTCTTCATGGGGCAGCCTCaccccctcctctaacccttccCATAAGCGAACGTATAGCCGGCCAGAAGGCTGGCACACCTCCCTTGGCTAG